TTCTTAGTCGGTCACCTGTGGCACGCTGGACGTGCTCGCGCTGCGGCTGCCGGCTTTGAAAAAGGTATCGATCGCGAAACTGAGCCAGTGCTGTTCATGAATGACATTGACTAATCTGTCAATGTAATTAAGTTTTCTGTTTTCTTGCATAGTGACTCGACTCCTGCCAAACGGCAGGAGCTTTTTTTATGTTTTGGCGATCGGTGCAGTTTAATATATATATATGAGAAATTCGCTGTTTGACAACTAATCGTTAGTTATTCAACTTTCAATTGCTATGCAGGATTCTAATTTTACAGGTGCGTTGGAATGGACGGTGGAAGCTAAAATCAAGCTGAAAAAGATTCCTTTTTTTGTTCGTTCTCAAGCTCGACAGCGTATTGAGCAGTTAGCACGTGAGGCTGAGTTGGATGTAGTAACGGCTGATATTGTTGACCAAGCGCGGGTGGAATTTGGGCAATAGTATTTAGAAGTAAAATTAAAGAGCGCAGAAGTTGGGAGTTTGGTTTTGTATATGGGGTGAAATGCCGATCGCAAATATTTTTCCTATTCTCCCAACTTTAATATTTTCATAGTCAATTAAATTTATCTTAAAGCCTGTTTGTAAAGAGAATCTTAAATACAGTAGTGGTTTGTTAGCGCGTAACGCACCACAGGAAGAAAACGAATTTCTGCGGTATGCAATAAAATATTGCCATCATACGTTTCTTTATTTCTAAAGGAAATTGGTTCGCTATATTACTCCTGTAAGGGTGTGGCTAATAGTTATTAACTTTTAAATTAATAATTTTATTCAAATCTTTAGTTGAATTAGCTTCACGAACAGCCCTGCTGGTTAAATTTTCTTTGCTATACTTGCTATACTTATGTTTTTTATCACAAGTTTGAATTAAAGATTTATACATCTCTTTAATTTCTATATCTTGTGAAATGTGATAAGGTAACTCGATTATGGCGTACCTGTAATATATTCTTTCTAGTAATTTTGAATCACTAATAATTTTTTTGAAATTTTCCTCGAAATTTTCAACAGGGCTAGGGCTAGAATTATTTATTTTACCATTATTTTTGAGGCTTTCCCAATCTTTTCTAACCAGATCCAAAACTTCAACTAACTTTTCTTCTAACCCGATTAAATCTTTATGAAATTTTTCAAAAATATCTTGTTTCTGTTGATTTTTTAGAGAATTAACGATTTGTTTCGGTATCCAATAGCCAAGGACTGTTTCTACTCCATAATCTCCCAGGATATCTGTCCGTATAGTTTTATTTAAATTGTATAACTTATATATTTTATATATGTCTTTTTTAAAGTATCTTATTGTGAGAGATTTTTTAGCTTTAGTAACGTTAATTTCACGTTCCCCTTCACCCAAAATATCTTTTATTTCCTGCTCTTCAGAGTCCGAGCTTTTATTTTGTTTAA
The Leptolyngbyaceae cyanobacterium DNA segment above includes these coding regions:
- a CDS encoding PCP reductase family protein, with product MQDSNFTGALEWTVEAKIKLKKIPFFVRSQARQRIEQLAREAELDVVTADIVDQARVEFGQ
- a CDS encoding phospholipase D family protein, whose protein sequence is MSNLLVHQNKICKLVNLLQKGVEQNKTYNLTIVSCYFNPESIKRLIDEIKNQNIQLVSLDIYVDRGDALKIGKEELLKWLLCVKQQIATQLYIFNKYYLFHPKAYCLSVHKSFYRGSLVVGSANITENGLSGQWGNLELLIDTQEPDSISKFFIDLSNLKRDFTLIEKLEEFDYIEDFEQHINDENDYLFEYYLLKCGYLVHKWDEKLSFNVFYELIKQNKSSDSEEQEIKDILGEGEREINVTKAKKSLTIRYFKKDIYKIYKLYNLNKTIRTDILGDYGVETVLGYWIPKQIVNSLKNQQKQDIFEKFHKDLIGLEEKLVEVLDLVRKDWESLKNNGKINNSSPSPVENFEENFKKIISDSKLLERIYYRYAIIELPYHISQDIEIKEMYKSLIQTCDKKHKYSKYSKENLTSRAVREANSTKDLNKIINLKVNNY